A genomic stretch from Candidatus Omnitrophota bacterium includes:
- the dprA gene encoding DNA-processing protein DprA, translating to MTEREALIWLHLSADMGVVRFRRLLEHFGSAAGIIRAGAIAVREVDFRREMSRSEKQGIKMITMLDEDYPAILKQIYDPPLVLYVMGDLQFDTAVGIVGSRRASFYGLSSAQRLAAGLAASGITVISGLARGVDTAAHRGALSSKGNTIAVLGSGLNNIYPPENEELAYSIAGSGAVISEFPLDTGPFPHNFPRRNRIISGLSMGIVVIEAAENSGALITADCALEQGREVFALPGEVNSSTSYGTNNLIKQGAKLVTDVEDILEELNLQSYGGMNVRGKKAACNS from the coding sequence ATGACGGAAAGAGAAGCGTTAATATGGCTGCACTTAAGCGCGGATATGGGCGTTGTGAGGTTTCGCCGCCTGCTTGAGCATTTTGGCTCCGCGGCAGGGATAATCAGGGCAGGGGCGATTGCGGTAAGAGAGGTTGATTTCAGGAGAGAGATGTCCCGTTCAGAGAAGCAGGGGATCAAGATGATCACCATGCTTGATGAGGATTATCCCGCCATTCTTAAACAGATCTACGACCCGCCGCTTGTTTTGTATGTCATGGGCGATCTGCAATTCGATACAGCCGTAGGCATTGTCGGCTCAAGGCGCGCGTCCTTTTACGGCCTGTCTTCCGCGCAGCGGCTTGCCGCCGGCTTAGCGGCTTCAGGCATAACGGTAATATCGGGGCTGGCGCGCGGCGTTGACACTGCCGCGCACAGGGGCGCGCTTAGCAGTAAGGGAAATACAATAGCGGTTTTAGGCAGCGGCCTGAATAATATCTACCCGCCGGAGAACGAGGAGCTGGCTTATTCAATAGCGGGCAGCGGCGCGGTTATCTCGGAATTTCCTCTTGATACCGGGCCATTCCCTCATAATTTTCCCCGCAGGAACAGGATAATCAGCGGCCTTTCAATGGGTATTGTAGTTATTGAAGCGGCGGAGAATAGCGGGGCGCTGATCACCGCGGATTGCGCCCTGGAACAGGGCAGAGAGGTATTTGCCTTACCGGGAGAGGTCAATTCTTCCACCTCATACGGGACCAATAATTTGATAAAACAGGGGGCAAAATTGGTCACCGATGTGGAGGATATATTAGAGGAGTTAAACTTACAATCTTACGGAGGTATGAATGTCAGAGGAAAAAAAGCCGCTTGTAATAGTTGA
- the topA gene encoding type I DNA topoisomerase — MSEEKKPLVIVESPTKAKTIGKFLAGKYNIVSSMGHLIDLPKKNIGIDIEDGFKPSFVVMPSRKKVFEEIKKAVAESDTVYLATDPDREGEAIGWHIMERMKDKKKFLRVAFHEITLQAIKNAFSHPVDINEDLVKAQQARRILDRIVGYLLSPLLWRKIVRGLSAGRVQSVALRLIVEREREIQAFKPQEYWDIEAELMKQKAGALKRGHKSFQAKLMKIAGEKVQINNEKEAYGIINDLKEKSFKVEDVQDKEKRRNPFAPFVTSTMQQDGFNKLKFTAAKTMMVAQQLYEGIELGDEGPVGLITYMRTDSTKVANSAIGELRNFILERFGKEYLPDEPNVYKVKKSAQEAHEAVRPTSVLRTPDLVKSFLTGDQYKLYDLIYKRFVASQMKPAVYLNTAVDITADQYQLVANGSNVVFEGFLAIYKLEEEDEEKKNILPALEKGEPLDLVKLDPGQHFTKPPARFSESSLVKALEENGIGRPSTYAPIIQTIVYRDYVRRQKGYFSATELGMKVCDMLVEYFPKVMDVKFTALMEEELDDIEEGKIELARVLSDFYEPFKQSLDFAQENIKKEIITSDEVCGVCGKPMVIKWGRRGKFLSCSGYPDCKSSKSITTGIKCPQPECGGELIERHSRRGAFYGCSNFPKCRYTANKLPEPEDKDQ; from the coding sequence ATGTCAGAGGAAAAAAAGCCGCTTGTAATAGTTGAGTCGCCCACAAAGGCAAAGACCATAGGCAAGTTTCTCGCCGGGAAATATAACATCGTTTCTTCCATGGGCCATTTGATAGACCTGCCCAAGAAAAACATCGGCATAGACATAGAAGACGGTTTCAAGCCGAGTTTTGTGGTCATGCCTTCCAGGAAGAAGGTGTTTGAAGAGATAAAGAAGGCCGTAGCCGAAAGCGATACGGTATATCTTGCCACAGACCCTGACAGGGAGGGAGAGGCGATCGGCTGGCATATCATGGAACGCATGAAGGATAAGAAGAAATTCCTCAGAGTCGCGTTCCACGAGATAACCCTTCAGGCGATAAAGAACGCCTTTTCCCATCCTGTGGACATAAATGAGGATCTGGTCAAGGCGCAGCAGGCGCGCAGGATACTGGACAGAATAGTGGGCTATCTGCTCAGCCCTTTGCTTTGGAGGAAGATCGTGCGGGGCCTGAGCGCGGGCAGGGTCCAGTCGGTCGCCTTACGGCTGATCGTGGAAAGGGAAAGGGAGATTCAGGCGTTCAAGCCGCAGGAATACTGGGATATAGAGGCGGAACTGATGAAGCAGAAAGCCGGCGCGCTTAAGCGCGGCCACAAGAGTTTCCAGGCGAAGCTGATGAAGATAGCCGGCGAGAAGGTCCAGATAAATAATGAGAAAGAGGCATACGGCATAATCAACGACCTGAAAGAAAAGTCGTTCAAGGTGGAGGATGTCCAGGATAAGGAAAAGAGGAGGAATCCCTTCGCGCCTTTTGTGACCAGCACTATGCAGCAGGACGGTTTTAACAAGCTTAAGTTCACCGCCGCCAAGACGATGATGGTAGCGCAGCAGCTCTACGAAGGCATAGAGCTCGGCGATGAAGGCCCGGTCGGCCTTATAACCTACATGAGGACCGATTCAACCAAGGTGGCGAATTCCGCCATAGGGGAGTTGAGGAATTTTATCCTTGAGAGGTTTGGCAAGGAATACCTGCCTGATGAGCCCAACGTTTATAAGGTAAAAAAGTCAGCGCAGGAGGCGCACGAGGCGGTCAGGCCGACATCAGTGTTAAGGACGCCCGATCTGGTCAAAAGCTTCCTTACGGGCGACCAGTATAAACTTTATGATCTGATCTACAAAAGGTTTGTTGCCAGTCAGATGAAACCGGCGGTCTACCTGAATACGGCGGTTGATATCACCGCGGATCAATATCAATTGGTCGCCAACGGCTCTAATGTGGTCTTTGAGGGCTTCCTTGCTATCTATAAATTAGAAGAGGAAGATGAAGAGAAAAAGAATATCCTGCCTGCTTTAGAAAAAGGCGAGCCGCTTGACCTGGTAAAACTTGACCCCGGCCAGCATTTTACCAAGCCGCCTGCCAGGTTTTCTGAAAGCTCTCTGGTAAAAGCGTTGGAAGAAAACGGCATCGGCAGGCCTTCTACCTACGCGCCGATCATACAGACGATTGTCTACAGGGATTATGTCAGGAGGCAGAAGGGCTATTTTTCCGCCACGGAACTGGGGATGAAGGTCTGCGATATGCTGGTTGAATATTTCCCCAAAGTCATGGACGTTAAATTCACGGCGTTGATGGAAGAAGAGCTGGATGATATTGAAGAAGGCAAGATAGAGCTTGCCAGGGTATTGAGTGATTTTTATGAGCCGTTCAAGCAAAGCCTGGATTTCGCGCAGGAGAACATCAAAAAGGAAATCATCACCTCCGATGAGGTATGCGGCGTATGCGGAAAGCCGATGGTGATAAAGTGGGGCAGGAGGGGAAAGTTCCTCAGCTGCTCCGGTTATCCCGACTGTAAGAGCTCAAAGTCCATAACCACGGGGATAAAATGCCCGCAGCCGGAATGCGGCGGAGAATTGATCGAGCGCCACTCAAGAAGGGGCGCCTTCTACGGCTGCAGCAATTTCCCCAAATGCAGGTATACCGCGAACAAATTACCCGAACCCGAAGATAAAGATCAATGA
- the xerC gene encoding tyrosine recombinase XerC: MLRYIEKFLNYLKIEKNYSQYTSDNYEHDLRDFAGFLGDMALDKVDYLFLRKYLAFLKEHNLGQRTVSRRLSCLRSFFKFLCREGHLKSNPIVGLHSPKQEKHLPLFFTEDEVLKLIGAPEGRDWMDFRDRAILEVFYSTGMRVSELVGLRIDDIDFIGGIVKVMGKGRKERILPIGDKALNALKAYLEKRDKDSERVFLNKNKRPITTRGVRMIIDNYIHRVCRKHGASPHTLRHSFATHLLDRGADLRSVQELLGHANLSTTQIYTHLTTDKLKKVYDKAHPRA; this comes from the coding sequence ATGCTGCGCTATATAGAAAAGTTTCTTAATTATTTGAAGATCGAAAAGAATTACTCCCAGTATACAAGCGATAATTATGAGCATGACCTGCGCGACTTTGCCGGTTTTCTGGGAGATATGGCTCTTGACAAGGTGGATTATCTTTTTCTGAGGAAGTACCTGGCTTTCCTGAAAGAGCATAATCTTGGGCAGAGGACTGTCTCACGGCGGCTCTCCTGCCTTCGTTCTTTTTTCAAATTCTTATGCCGTGAGGGGCACCTTAAGTCAAATCCCATAGTTGGCCTTCACAGCCCCAAACAGGAAAAGCATCTCCCTTTATTTTTTACGGAGGATGAGGTGTTGAAGCTTATAGGCGCCCCTGAAGGCCGCGACTGGATGGACTTCAGGGACAGGGCGATACTGGAGGTTTTTTACAGCACGGGAATGCGCGTAAGCGAACTCGTGGGCCTGCGCATAGACGACATTGATTTTATAGGCGGCATAGTCAAGGTCATGGGCAAGGGCAGGAAGGAGCGCATACTTCCCATAGGGGATAAGGCGCTGAACGCGCTGAAGGCATACCTGGAAAAAAGGGATAAAGACAGCGAGCGGGTGTTTCTTAACAAGAATAAAAGGCCGATCACCACAAGAGGGGTGCGGATGATCATAGATAACTATATTCACCGCGTATGCCGGAAGCACGGCGCCTCCCCGCATACGTTAAGGCATTCCTTTGCCACTCATCTGCTTGACAGGGGAGCTGATCTGCGCTCGGTGCAGGAGCTGCTGGGGCATGCCAATCTTTCAACCACACAGATCTACACGCACCTTACTACCGATAAATTGAAGAAGGTGTATGATAAGGCGCATCCGAGAGCGTAG
- a CDS encoding 3-deoxy-D-manno-octulosonic acid transferase, translated as MFILYDLFFLFFALIYLPYSLAKRKINAGIFQRMGFLRLKQAPGAGLIWLHAVSVGEVMAIKAFVRDTGREFSRNKIVISTVTTTGNKLAVKLFGNNAQIFYLPFDLSFIIKRVIRRIKPCLFIAVETELWPNLLSYLKQSGVPTAIVNGRISDRSFKGYYRMKFLFKPILNKVSLFCVRSDQDARRLVQLGVDDKKVKITGNMKFDLEISAHSLDIGLKSDEKLFVCGSTHPREEEILLGVYRQARRQFPDLRLLVAPRHIERCGEIEGLARKMGFDALRISRIKAGCPAGRNCVFLLDIIGELPSLYNMADVVFIGGSLIEHGGHNIIEPAFFGKPIVFGRHMSNFRDIAEMFLKDEAAIQVKDEAGLGNALKDILGREDVRQKLGNNARSVVEKNRGAVARTIEEIGRILEYTPH; from the coding sequence ATGTTTATATTATACGATTTATTTTTTCTGTTTTTTGCGTTGATTTACCTGCCGTATTCTCTGGCGAAGCGCAAGATCAACGCGGGTATTTTTCAGCGGATGGGGTTTTTGCGGCTGAAACAAGCCCCTGGCGCGGGGCTGATATGGCTCCACGCTGTAAGCGTGGGTGAGGTAATGGCTATCAAGGCCTTTGTCCGTGATACAGGCAGGGAATTCAGCCGGAACAAGATCGTCATCTCAACGGTAACCACAACCGGCAATAAGCTGGCGGTAAAATTATTCGGTAATAACGCGCAGATATTCTATTTGCCTTTTGACCTGAGTTTTATCATCAAGCGCGTAATAAGGCGGATCAAGCCGTGTTTATTTATCGCGGTTGAAACAGAGCTTTGGCCGAACCTTCTTTCTTATCTTAAACAAAGCGGGGTGCCGACAGCGATCGTGAACGGCCGTATTTCCGACAGGTCATTCAAAGGTTATTACCGCATGAAATTTTTATTCAAGCCGATATTAAATAAGGTAAGCTTATTCTGCGTGCGTTCTGACCAGGACGCGAGGCGGCTGGTCCAGCTGGGAGTTGATGATAAAAAAGTCAAAATAACGGGCAATATGAAGTTTGACCTGGAGATCAGCGCGCATTCTCTGGATATCGGGCTTAAAAGCGATGAGAAACTGTTCGTCTGCGGCAGCACGCATCCGCGCGAAGAGGAGATACTGCTGGGCGTTTACAGGCAGGCGCGCAGGCAGTTTCCGGATTTGAGGCTTTTAGTCGCGCCGAGGCATATAGAACGGTGCGGCGAGATAGAGGGGCTGGCCAGGAAAATGGGGTTTGACGCCTTGAGGATCTCGCGGATAAAGGCGGGCTGTCCCGCGGGCAGGAACTGCGTATTTCTTCTGGATATCATAGGCGAGTTGCCGTCATTATATAATATGGCCGATGTTGTGTTCATAGGGGGCAGTTTGATCGAGCACGGCGGCCACAATATCATTGAGCCGGCATTTTTCGGCAAGCCGATCGTGTTCGGCAGGCATATGTCCAATTTCAGGGATATTGCCGAGATGTTCCTCAAGGATGAAGCAGCGATACAGGTAAAGGATGAAGCTGGATTAGGAAACGCTCTTAAGGATATTCTGGGCAGAGAAGATGTCAGGCAAAAGTTAGGCAACAACGCCCGTTCAGTGGTTGAGAAGAACAGAGGCGCCGTAGCGCGGACAATAGAGGAGATTGGAAGGATATTGGAGTATACCCCACACTAA
- the lpxK gene encoding tetraacyldisaccharide 4'-kinase has protein sequence MIKRYFYNLATDSQKGIIAGILKVFLFLLSLVYGIILRICRRIALSGAFRPACKVISIGNITWGGTGKTSLVKLILRVLKDNGRNPAVLIRGYGREDKNSPVIVKGRPEEFGIKGIGDEAYMLAEDFPDVPILIDADRRRSAAKAAGEIKADTVVLDDGFQHWKLERDLDIVLLNANDPFGNGRLIPRGILREPPSSLNRADIILFTKAGRQEREKLAALIRGINPSALMAYSDYVPRYFYDLADEKSTLEVDSLKGEAACVFSGIGDAGSFEKTVSECGVYIKLHLKFPDHHLYSDSDIIKIRAVCRRSSINTVITSQKDAVRIRDRALFGGLRALALKAELEITHSKDEFVRRLLSLYTA, from the coding sequence ATGATAAAGCGGTATTTTTACAATTTAGCAACCGATAGTCAGAAAGGCATTATAGCCGGCATACTAAAAGTATTCCTGTTTCTGCTTTCTCTGGTCTATGGAATTATTCTACGTATTTGCCGCAGGATTGCTTTGTCAGGGGCATTCCGTCCTGCCTGCAAGGTAATAAGCATCGGCAACATCACCTGGGGCGGGACAGGAAAGACATCGTTAGTCAAACTGATCTTGCGGGTGTTAAAAGATAACGGCCGCAATCCGGCGGTCTTGATCAGAGGCTACGGACGCGAGGATAAGAACAGCCCTGTTATTGTGAAAGGCAGGCCTGAGGAATTCGGAATAAAGGGTATAGGGGATGAGGCATATATGCTGGCCGAGGATTTTCCCGATGTGCCGATATTGATAGACGCCGACCGCCGCAGGTCTGCCGCTAAGGCGGCAGGCGAAATAAAAGCGGATACTGTTGTGCTTGATGACGGGTTTCAGCATTGGAAATTAGAGCGCGATCTGGACATCGTCCTGCTCAACGCCAACGATCCTTTCGGTAACGGCCGCCTGATCCCGCGGGGCATATTAAGGGAGCCGCCTTCCTCGCTGAATCGCGCCGATATAATCTTGTTTACAAAGGCGGGAAGACAGGAAAGGGAAAAACTGGCAGCGTTGATAAGGGGCATAAACCCTTCTGCCCTGATGGCGTATTCTGACTATGTGCCTCGGTATTTTTATGATCTGGCCGATGAAAAAAGCACCTTGGAGGTGGATTCGCTGAAAGGCGAGGCGGCCTGCGTATTTTCCGGCATAGGCGATGCCGGGTCTTTTGAGAAGACAGTCAGCGAATGCGGCGTATATATAAAGCTGCATTTAAAATTCCCCGACCATCATCTTTACAGCGATAGCGATATTATAAAGATCAGGGCCGTCTGCCGCAGGAGCAGTATAAATACGGTGATCACCAGCCAGAAGGACGCGGTAAGGATAAGGGACCGCGCTTTGTTCGGCGGCCTGCGCGCGCTGGCGCTGAAAGCGGAGCTGGAGATAACACACAGCAAGGATGAATTTGTCCGGAGATTACTTTCTTTATATACTGCTTAA
- a CDS encoding ELM1/GtrOC1 family putative glycosyltransferase, translating to MNLSGDYFLYILLKSLSGVFMLMPVGCAIFTGALLGRLGYYLDRRHRNAAYKNLRIAFASSKEPAELQRILKGCFVNICLSFVEMLRLPKVDKRYLERFVTIEGREYFEECFRQGRGLIILASHFGNWELAMSMCSAFGYPFSVIVQEQRKSGLLNELLNDYRKSKGYKLIPVDKSAREAMADLKAGRVLGIVADHGGGREGSMIEFFSRPASTPQGAVKLAQRLNVPIIMVHVIRRKGAYHKVVLSPPLRLATDVDENLRMINRYIESYVGSFPNEYLWFYKRWKYSTKRDALILSDGKQGHLNQSEAVLKAAGMGKRQVVGKIAKVEYKNLFMKFLFYFLVFLSGFGRICRVFILKSCLKKECYKELIHYYADMVVSCGSSLAGVNLLISKENGAKSVAVMRPGVFSPRRFDLVIAPKHDRLSGKLKNIVVTEGALNTIDDSTIQEAGRALINNAGLNIQPDRKYLGILLGGDAKDYGLNIEAARDIFKALKSFCEKNGWEALLTTSRRTSKDIENLVKDEFAAYPRCRLLIIANEKNIEGAVPGILALSSAVIVSPESISMISEAASSGKPVFVFDAERIRDKRHRRFLDNLKAGGYISDFNVANITEHSPKVLRDLERVRGKIVDLLV from the coding sequence ATGAATTTGTCCGGAGATTACTTTCTTTATATACTGCTTAAGTCTTTAAGCGGGGTTTTTATGCTTATGCCTGTCGGCTGCGCCATATTTACAGGCGCGCTGTTGGGCAGGCTGGGGTATTATCTTGACCGCCGCCATAGAAACGCTGCCTATAAGAATTTACGCATTGCCTTTGCCTCTTCTAAGGAGCCGGCAGAACTGCAGAGAATACTTAAGGGCTGTTTTGTGAACATCTGCCTGAGTTTCGTTGAGATGCTGCGGCTGCCCAAGGTGGATAAGCGGTATTTAGAGAGATTTGTGACCATAGAAGGCAGAGAGTATTTTGAAGAATGTTTCAGGCAGGGGAGGGGCCTGATAATTTTGGCCTCTCATTTCGGCAACTGGGAGCTGGCAATGTCCATGTGTTCGGCGTTTGGTTATCCTTTCAGCGTTATCGTACAGGAGCAGAGAAAGAGCGGCCTGTTGAATGAGCTGCTTAACGATTATAGAAAGTCAAAGGGATATAAATTGATACCCGTGGATAAGAGCGCCAGAGAGGCAATGGCCGATCTAAAGGCGGGCAGGGTGCTGGGGATCGTGGCTGACCATGGAGGCGGCAGGGAGGGCAGCATGATAGAGTTTTTTTCACGCCCGGCATCTACGCCTCAGGGCGCGGTAAAGTTAGCGCAACGGCTTAATGTTCCCATCATTATGGTTCATGTCATACGCCGGAAAGGCGCCTACCATAAAGTTGTTCTTTCTCCTCCTTTACGTCTGGCAACGGATGTGGATGAAAATCTGAGGATGATAAATAGATATATTGAGTCCTATGTGGGGAGTTTTCCGAATGAATACCTCTGGTTTTATAAGCGCTGGAAGTATTCTACGAAGCGGGACGCGCTTATTTTAAGCGATGGAAAACAAGGCCATCTGAATCAGTCAGAAGCGGTGCTGAAGGCCGCGGGAATGGGGAAGCGGCAGGTAGTCGGTAAGATCGCGAAGGTAGAATACAAGAACTTATTTATGAAATTTTTATTTTACTTTCTTGTGTTTTTATCGGGATTCGGCCGTATCTGCCGCGTTTTTATATTGAAGTCCTGCCTTAAAAAAGAATGTTACAAAGAATTGATCCATTATTACGCGGATATGGTTGTATCCTGCGGCTCATCGCTCGCGGGGGTTAACTTGCTTATCTCAAAGGAAAATGGCGCAAAGTCAGTCGCGGTTATGCGGCCGGGCGTATTCAGCCCCAGGAGGTTTGATCTGGTCATAGCGCCTAAGCATGACAGGCTCAGCGGGAAGCTTAAAAATATCGTAGTTACGGAAGGCGCGTTAAATACGATTGATGATTCCACAATTCAGGAGGCAGGAAGGGCATTGATTAATAACGCCGGTTTGAATATTCAGCCGGACAGGAAATATTTAGGCATTCTTTTGGGCGGCGACGCAAAGGATTATGGGTTGAATATAGAGGCGGCGCGCGATATCTTTAAGGCGCTAAAGTCGTTTTGCGAGAAGAATGGATGGGAGGCCCTTCTGACTACCTCGCGCAGGACATCAAAGGATATTGAGAACCTTGTAAAGGATGAATTCGCGGCGTATCCGCGCTGCCGGCTTTTGATCATTGCTAATGAGAAGAACATTGAAGGGGCTGTGCCGGGCATCCTTGCCTTGAGCAGCGCGGTGATAGTATCGCCTGAAAGTATTTCAATGATCTCCGAGGCCGCCTCAAGCGGAAAGCCCGTATTTGTCTTTGACGCGGAGAGAATAAGAGACAAGCGGCACAGGCGTTTTCTGGATAATCTCAAGGCAGGCGGGTATATCTCTGACTTCAATGTCGCCAATATCACAGAGCATAGCCCTAAGGTCTTGCGGGATTTGGAGCGTGTCCGAGGAAAGATTGTTGATTTGTTAGTATAG
- a CDS encoding glycosyltransferase family 9 protein, protein MNILQIVPELNVGGVETGTIDLAKYLVRQGHKVVVISAGGELVAGLEASGAKHYSLPVHRKSLISILKTIGKVARVIRDENIRIVHCRSRVPAWIGYFAARITDTIFITTCHGFYSTHFFSSVMGWGKLIIAPSQAIARHMIEDFGVLRQRVRIVPRSVDLERFRFIPPRDRDWSCFNIGIIGRLSPIKGHIDFLKAVSKVLRQHPAIKVWVVGDAAPGKQPYKEEIGVMVRRLGLSHCTEFLGNQKDIPGVLSQLNMLVMATTTQEAFGRVIIEAHASGVPVVATRVGGVVDIVDDGKTGLLVSPNDPEDMHRAMMKIIKDEKLRSSLVYSAYEKVKRDFNVELMVSNTLKVYEEAGSKFNVLIIKLGAVGDIILSVPALRAVRKNFKKDNYKIACVVGKEARELLDRCPYIDELILYDYKGKDKGVRGLLKTGKLLRKKYTDFVIDLQNNRTSHILSRLSMSLKRYGYDNGKFSFLLNRKVRWPEKRLSPVEHQFRILRMLGIELEDDRLELWPKDEDRRRVEDFLGSQFLARPKYLAGMNIGASGRWQSKQWPKEYVVKLIDGLSNIGVRCILTGQERHLPEAKELYAMARAQSKPIIACGKTNLNELACLIEKCDVFITQDSAPMHMAAALGVPFVAMFGPTDPVKHLPPAEKCVLLKKDLACSPCYKPKCKDALCMSGITVNEALEAVEKLLRIESSHD, encoded by the coding sequence ATGAATATCTTACAGATAGTTCCGGAACTGAATGTGGGCGGGGTAGAGACAGGGACGATAGACCTTGCCAAATACCTTGTAAGGCAGGGCCATAAGGTAGTTGTGATCTCTGCCGGCGGAGAGCTTGTGGCGGGCCTTGAGGCATCCGGCGCGAAACACTATTCGTTGCCCGTTCACAGGAAGTCACTGATAAGCATCTTAAAGACAATAGGGAAGGTTGCCAGGGTGATCAGGGACGAAAATATCCGTATAGTGCATTGCCGTTCGCGCGTGCCTGCCTGGATAGGTTATTTCGCGGCGCGGATAACGGATACGATATTTATAACTACCTGCCACGGGTTCTACAGCACGCATTTCTTCAGTTCCGTGATGGGATGGGGTAAACTCATCATTGCCCCCAGCCAGGCCATAGCCCGCCATATGATCGAGGACTTCGGGGTCCTGCGGCAGCGCGTTCGTATAGTGCCGAGGAGCGTGGACCTTGAGAGGTTCAGGTTTATCCCGCCCAGGGACAGGGACTGGTCGTGCTTCAATATAGGTATCATAGGGCGGCTGAGCCCTATCAAGGGGCACATTGATTTCCTGAAGGCCGTTTCAAAGGTTTTACGCCAGCATCCGGCAATAAAGGTTTGGGTCGTCGGAGACGCCGCGCCGGGAAAGCAGCCGTATAAGGAGGAGATAGGCGTTATGGTGCGCCGGCTGGGGCTTTCTCACTGTACCGAATTCCTGGGTAACCAGAAGGACATCCCTGGCGTTCTCTCTCAGCTCAATATGCTTGTAATGGCTACGACTACACAGGAGGCATTCGGCAGGGTGATAATCGAGGCGCATGCTTCGGGCGTGCCGGTAGTGGCAACAAGGGTGGGAGGGGTGGTGGATATCGTAGATGACGGAAAGACCGGATTATTGGTCTCTCCCAATGACCCGGAAGACATGCACAGGGCAATGATGAAGATCATAAAGGATGAGAAGCTCAGGAGCAGCTTGGTATATTCCGCTTACGAGAAGGTCAAAAGGGACTTTAACGTTGAGCTTATGGTCTCAAATACGCTTAAGGTTTATGAAGAGGCGGGCAGCAAATTCAACGTTCTGATCATAAAGCTCGGGGCAGTGGGCGATATAATACTGTCTGTGCCGGCACTCAGGGCGGTCAGGAAGAATTTCAAAAAGGATAATTACAAGATCGCCTGTGTTGTGGGAAAAGAGGCGAGGGAGCTTCTGGACAGATGCCCCTATATAGATGAGTTGATCCTTTACGATTATAAGGGTAAAGACAAGGGAGTCAGGGGCCTCCTGAAGACGGGTAAACTCCTGCGTAAAAAGTATACTGATTTCGTTATAGACCTGCAGAATAACCGCACCAGCCATATTTTAAGCCGGCTTTCCATGTCTTTAAAAAGATACGGGTACGATAACGGGAAGTTCAGTTTTCTTCTTAACAGGAAGGTGAGGTGGCCGGAGAAAAGATTGTCTCCTGTTGAGCACCAGTTCAGGATACTGCGTATGCTGGGCATAGAGCTCGAGGATGACCGGCTGGAGCTTTGGCCTAAAGACGAAGACAGGCGGCGCGTGGAGGACTTTCTCGGTTCGCAATTTTTAGCCCGGCCCAAATATCTGGCAGGCATGAATATAGGCGCTTCCGGCAGATGGCAGTCAAAACAATGGCCGAAGGAATACGTGGTTAAGTTGATCGACGGCCTCTCCAACATCGGCGTGCGTTGCATACTTACCGGCCAGGAACGCCATTTGCCTGAGGCAAAGGAGCTTTACGCGATGGCCAGGGCGCAGAGCAAGCCCATAATCGCCTGCGGTAAGACCAACCTTAACGAACTGGCCTGCCTCATAGAGAAATGCGACGTGTTTATAACTCAGGATTCGGCCCCCATGCATATGGCGGCGGCGCTGGGGGTCCCTTTTGTGGCAATGTTCGGGCCAACCGATCCGGTGAAACACCTGCCTCCGGCAGAAAAATGCGTCCTGCTCAAGAAAGACCTGGCTTGTTCGCCTTGCTACAAGCCGAAATGCAAAGACGCTCTGTGCATGTCCGGCATAACCGTCAATGAGGCGCTTGAGGCGGTGGAGAAATTATTGAGAATAGAAAGCAGTCATGATTAG